One Aphelocoma coerulescens isolate FSJ_1873_10779 chromosome 6, UR_Acoe_1.0, whole genome shotgun sequence DNA window includes the following coding sequences:
- the LGI1 gene encoding leucine-rich glioma-inactivated protein 1 isoform X3, whose product MFRGEGSLRAREPGERPRLPRSPPLGRLFTSNTFDVISDDAFMGLPHLEYLFIENNSIKSISRNTFRGLKSLIHLSLANNNLQSLPRDIFKGLDSLTNVDLRGNAFNCDCKLKWLVEWLGSTNATVEDIYCESPPEYKKRKINSLSPEEFDCIITEFEVYQSLPYQSLSVDTFSYMNDEHVVIAQPFTGKCIFLEWDHVEVMFRNYDNITGTSTVVCKPIVIESQLYVIVAQLFGGSHIYKRDIFANKFIKIQDIEILKIRKPNDIETFRIAEDWYFVVADSSKAGFTTVYKWNGNGFYSHQSLHAWYRDTDVEYLEISGKPHLILSSSSQRPVIYQWNKGTNEFVKRFDIQDMEDAYAVKHFKVKEDVYICLTRFIGDSKVMKWGGSAFLDLQRMPSRGSMVFQPLQINNYQYAILGSDYSFTQVYYWDAEKAKFVKFQELNVQAPRSFIHVSIDKRDFLFASSFKGTTLIYKHVIVDLSA is encoded by the exons ATGTTTAGGGGCGAGGGGAGTCTCCGTGCCCGGGAACCCGGTGAGCGGCCCCGGCTGCCGCGGTCTCCGCCTCTGGGAAG GTTGTTTACGTCCAACACTTTTGATGTTATTAGTGATGATGCTTTCATGGGCCTTCCTCATCTGGAATATTT GTTCATAGAGAACAACAGCATTAAGTCAATTTCAAGAAATACTTTCAGAGGACTGAAATCTTTAATTCACCT gaGTCTTGCAAATAATAATCTCCAGTCACTTCCTAGAGACATATTCAAAGGCTTGGATTCTTTAACAAATGT AGATCTTAGAGGCAATGCATTTAATTGTGACTGCAAACTGAAGTGGTTAGTGGAGTGGCTGGGCAGCACCAATGCAACTGTTGAAGACATTTACTGTGAAAGCCCACCAGAATATAAGAAGCGCAAAATCAATAGCCTCTCTCCGGAAGAGTTTGATTGCATTATTACAG AATTTGAAGTTTATCAGTCCCTGCCATACCAATCTCTGTCAGTAGATACTTTCTCATATATGAATGATGAACACGTGGTTATTGCTCAGCCTTTTACCGGAAAATGCATCTTTCTTGAATGGGACCATGTGGAAGTGATGTTCAGGAATTACGACAACATTACAG GTACTTCAACTGTTGTGTGTAAGCCTATAGTTATTGAGAGCCAGCTGTATGTCATTGTCGCACAGCTGTTTGGAGGCTCCCACATATATAAAAGAGATATTTTTGCTAATAAGTTTATAAAAATTCAAGATATTGAAATCCTTAAAATCCGAAAACCCAATGACATTGAAACTTTCAGGATTGCTGAAGACTGGTATTTTGTTGTTGCAGACAGTTCAAAGGCTGGTTTCACCACAGTTTACAAGTGGAATGGGAATGGATTTTATTCCCATCAGTCTCTGCACGCCTGGTACAGAGATACTGATGTGGAGTATCTTGAAATATCTGGCAAACCACATTTAATTCTGTCAAGTAGTTCCCAAAGACCTGTAATATATCAATGGAACAAAGGAACAAATGAATTTGTTAAGCGGTTTGATATTCAAGATATGGAAGACGCATATGCAGTGAAGCATTTCAAAGTGAAAGAGGATGTATACATTTGCTTAACAAGATTTATTGGGGACTCTAAAGTAATGAAATGGGGTGGTTCAGCATTTCTGGATTTACAAAGGATGCCATCCCGAGGGTCAATGGTATTCCAACCACTTCAGATAAATAATTATCAATATGCCATTCTTGGAAGTGATTATTCTTTCACTCAAGTCTATTATTGGGATGCGGAAAAGGCAAAATTTGTGAAGTTTCAAGAATTAAACGTACAGGCACCAAGATCTTTCATACATGTCTCCATCGATAAACGAGATTTTCTCTTTGCTTCAAGTTTTAAGGGAACTACATTGATTTATAAACATGTCATAGTTGACTTAAGCGCATGA
- the LGI1 gene encoding leucine-rich glioma-inactivated protein 1 isoform X2 produces the protein MGNASRPFRRIAYFLCLLSVLLLTEGKKPVKPKCPAWCTCTKDNALCENARSIPRSVPPDVISLSFVRSAFTKIPEGSFLLTPSLQLLLFTSNTFDVISDDAFMGLPHLEYLFIENNSIKSISRNTFRGLKSLIHLDLRGNAFNCDCKLKWLVEWLGSTNATVEDIYCESPPEYKKRKINSLSPEEFDCIITEFEVYQSLPYQSLSVDTFSYMNDEHVVIAQPFTGKCIFLEWDHVEVMFRNYDNITGTSTVVCKPIVIESQLYVIVAQLFGGSHIYKRDIFANKFIKIQDIEILKIRKPNDIETFRIAEDWYFVVADSSKAGFTTVYKWNGNGFYSHQSLHAWYRDTDVEYLEISGKPHLILSSSSQRPVIYQWNKGTNEFVKRFDIQDMEDAYAVKHFKVKEDVYICLTRFIGDSKVMKWGGSAFLDLQRMPSRGSMVFQPLQINNYQYAILGSDYSFTQVYYWDAEKAKFVKFQELNVQAPRSFIHVSIDKRDFLFASSFKGTTLIYKHVIVDLSA, from the exons ATGGGAAATGCCAGCAGACCCTTTAGAAGAATTGCTTATTTCTTATGCCTTTTATCTGTGCTTTTGCTGACTGAAGGGAAGAAACCAGTGAAGCCAAAATGTCCTGCCTGGTGTACTTGTACCAAAGATAATGCTTTATGTGAAAATGCCAGATCTATTCCTCGCAGCGTTCCGCCTGATGTTATCTCACT aTCCTTTGTGAGATCTGCTTTTACTAAAATCCCAGAAGGGAGTTTTTTGCTCACACcatctctgcagcttct GTTGTTTACGTCCAACACTTTTGATGTTATTAGTGATGATGCTTTCATGGGCCTTCCTCATCTGGAATATTT GTTCATAGAGAACAACAGCATTAAGTCAATTTCAAGAAATACTTTCAGAGGACTGAAATCTTTAATTCACCT AGATCTTAGAGGCAATGCATTTAATTGTGACTGCAAACTGAAGTGGTTAGTGGAGTGGCTGGGCAGCACCAATGCAACTGTTGAAGACATTTACTGTGAAAGCCCACCAGAATATAAGAAGCGCAAAATCAATAGCCTCTCTCCGGAAGAGTTTGATTGCATTATTACAG AATTTGAAGTTTATCAGTCCCTGCCATACCAATCTCTGTCAGTAGATACTTTCTCATATATGAATGATGAACACGTGGTTATTGCTCAGCCTTTTACCGGAAAATGCATCTTTCTTGAATGGGACCATGTGGAAGTGATGTTCAGGAATTACGACAACATTACAG GTACTTCAACTGTTGTGTGTAAGCCTATAGTTATTGAGAGCCAGCTGTATGTCATTGTCGCACAGCTGTTTGGAGGCTCCCACATATATAAAAGAGATATTTTTGCTAATAAGTTTATAAAAATTCAAGATATTGAAATCCTTAAAATCCGAAAACCCAATGACATTGAAACTTTCAGGATTGCTGAAGACTGGTATTTTGTTGTTGCAGACAGTTCAAAGGCTGGTTTCACCACAGTTTACAAGTGGAATGGGAATGGATTTTATTCCCATCAGTCTCTGCACGCCTGGTACAGAGATACTGATGTGGAGTATCTTGAAATATCTGGCAAACCACATTTAATTCTGTCAAGTAGTTCCCAAAGACCTGTAATATATCAATGGAACAAAGGAACAAATGAATTTGTTAAGCGGTTTGATATTCAAGATATGGAAGACGCATATGCAGTGAAGCATTTCAAAGTGAAAGAGGATGTATACATTTGCTTAACAAGATTTATTGGGGACTCTAAAGTAATGAAATGGGGTGGTTCAGCATTTCTGGATTTACAAAGGATGCCATCCCGAGGGTCAATGGTATTCCAACCACTTCAGATAAATAATTATCAATATGCCATTCTTGGAAGTGATTATTCTTTCACTCAAGTCTATTATTGGGATGCGGAAAAGGCAAAATTTGTGAAGTTTCAAGAATTAAACGTACAGGCACCAAGATCTTTCATACATGTCTCCATCGATAAACGAGATTTTCTCTTTGCTTCAAGTTTTAAGGGAACTACATTGATTTATAAACATGTCATAGTTGACTTAAGCGCATGA
- the LGI1 gene encoding leucine-rich glioma-inactivated protein 1 isoform X1 — protein MGNASRPFRRIAYFLCLLSVLLLTEGKKPVKPKCPAWCTCTKDNALCENARSIPRSVPPDVISLSFVRSAFTKIPEGSFLLTPSLQLLLFTSNTFDVISDDAFMGLPHLEYLFIENNSIKSISRNTFRGLKSLIHLSLANNNLQSLPRDIFKGLDSLTNVDLRGNAFNCDCKLKWLVEWLGSTNATVEDIYCESPPEYKKRKINSLSPEEFDCIITEFEVYQSLPYQSLSVDTFSYMNDEHVVIAQPFTGKCIFLEWDHVEVMFRNYDNITGTSTVVCKPIVIESQLYVIVAQLFGGSHIYKRDIFANKFIKIQDIEILKIRKPNDIETFRIAEDWYFVVADSSKAGFTTVYKWNGNGFYSHQSLHAWYRDTDVEYLEISGKPHLILSSSSQRPVIYQWNKGTNEFVKRFDIQDMEDAYAVKHFKVKEDVYICLTRFIGDSKVMKWGGSAFLDLQRMPSRGSMVFQPLQINNYQYAILGSDYSFTQVYYWDAEKAKFVKFQELNVQAPRSFIHVSIDKRDFLFASSFKGTTLIYKHVIVDLSA, from the exons ATGGGAAATGCCAGCAGACCCTTTAGAAGAATTGCTTATTTCTTATGCCTTTTATCTGTGCTTTTGCTGACTGAAGGGAAGAAACCAGTGAAGCCAAAATGTCCTGCCTGGTGTACTTGTACCAAAGATAATGCTTTATGTGAAAATGCCAGATCTATTCCTCGCAGCGTTCCGCCTGATGTTATCTCACT aTCCTTTGTGAGATCTGCTTTTACTAAAATCCCAGAAGGGAGTTTTTTGCTCACACcatctctgcagcttct GTTGTTTACGTCCAACACTTTTGATGTTATTAGTGATGATGCTTTCATGGGCCTTCCTCATCTGGAATATTT GTTCATAGAGAACAACAGCATTAAGTCAATTTCAAGAAATACTTTCAGAGGACTGAAATCTTTAATTCACCT gaGTCTTGCAAATAATAATCTCCAGTCACTTCCTAGAGACATATTCAAAGGCTTGGATTCTTTAACAAATGT AGATCTTAGAGGCAATGCATTTAATTGTGACTGCAAACTGAAGTGGTTAGTGGAGTGGCTGGGCAGCACCAATGCAACTGTTGAAGACATTTACTGTGAAAGCCCACCAGAATATAAGAAGCGCAAAATCAATAGCCTCTCTCCGGAAGAGTTTGATTGCATTATTACAG AATTTGAAGTTTATCAGTCCCTGCCATACCAATCTCTGTCAGTAGATACTTTCTCATATATGAATGATGAACACGTGGTTATTGCTCAGCCTTTTACCGGAAAATGCATCTTTCTTGAATGGGACCATGTGGAAGTGATGTTCAGGAATTACGACAACATTACAG GTACTTCAACTGTTGTGTGTAAGCCTATAGTTATTGAGAGCCAGCTGTATGTCATTGTCGCACAGCTGTTTGGAGGCTCCCACATATATAAAAGAGATATTTTTGCTAATAAGTTTATAAAAATTCAAGATATTGAAATCCTTAAAATCCGAAAACCCAATGACATTGAAACTTTCAGGATTGCTGAAGACTGGTATTTTGTTGTTGCAGACAGTTCAAAGGCTGGTTTCACCACAGTTTACAAGTGGAATGGGAATGGATTTTATTCCCATCAGTCTCTGCACGCCTGGTACAGAGATACTGATGTGGAGTATCTTGAAATATCTGGCAAACCACATTTAATTCTGTCAAGTAGTTCCCAAAGACCTGTAATATATCAATGGAACAAAGGAACAAATGAATTTGTTAAGCGGTTTGATATTCAAGATATGGAAGACGCATATGCAGTGAAGCATTTCAAAGTGAAAGAGGATGTATACATTTGCTTAACAAGATTTATTGGGGACTCTAAAGTAATGAAATGGGGTGGTTCAGCATTTCTGGATTTACAAAGGATGCCATCCCGAGGGTCAATGGTATTCCAACCACTTCAGATAAATAATTATCAATATGCCATTCTTGGAAGTGATTATTCTTTCACTCAAGTCTATTATTGGGATGCGGAAAAGGCAAAATTTGTGAAGTTTCAAGAATTAAACGTACAGGCACCAAGATCTTTCATACATGTCTCCATCGATAAACGAGATTTTCTCTTTGCTTCAAGTTTTAAGGGAACTACATTGATTTATAAACATGTCATAGTTGACTTAAGCGCATGA